A single window of Carassius auratus strain Wakin chromosome 9, ASM336829v1, whole genome shotgun sequence DNA harbors:
- the slc38a11 gene encoding putative sodium-coupled neutral amino acid transporter 11 produces MGNIHLVQQGISEGMLENHRTEEKSGTVQEMDSDRDCLLSSHKDMEKRGTSSISSASFNFINSIIGSGIIGLPYALSQAGLPMGLLLLVLVAFITDYSIILLVRGGNLSGTHSYQSLVQSTFGQIGYLVVSALQFLYPFIAMISYNIITGDTLTKVFMRIQGVGPGNILTERHFVIMMSTLLFTLPLSLYKDIAKLGKVSLLSMLLTLAILITVVVRAATLGPQIPASDDAWVFARWNAIQAVAVMSFAFICHHNSFMIYGSLREPTLSGWSLVTHVSVGSAVLVSAVFAAAGYMTFTGYTQGDIFENYCRNDNLATFGRFCYGISIITTFPLECFVTREVISNVFFKGELSNTTHVIITLVIVSAATVLSLSYDCLGIVLELNGVLSAIPLMFIFPAACFLKLSDGRWFRGENLIPSIILAAGVCVMIIGLIMMVLFPQDCSHGAELFYCSVSNTSVPSTTSPNSGLQFINATQNISIF; encoded by the exons ATGGGAAACATCCATCTAGTGCAACAGGGCATCTCGGAAGGGATGTTAGAGAACCacagaacagaagaaaaaagCGGTACAGTTCAAGAG ATGGACAGTGACAGGGATTGTTTATTGTCTTCACATAAAGACATGGAGAAACGTGGAACTAGTTCAATATCCTCTGCTTCGTTTAATTTCATCAATTCCATCATTGGATCTGGGATCATAG GTTTGCCGTATGCATTGAGTCAGGCCGGCCTCCCAATGGGTCTCCTGCTGCTTGTTCTGGTTGCCTTCATCACAG ATTACTCCATCATCCTGCTGGTCAGAGGAGGAAATCTGTCTGGGACTCACAGTTATCAGTCTCTGGTTCAAAGCACATTTGGCCAGATAGGATATTTGGTTGTGTCGGCTCTACAGTTTCTTTACCCATTCATTG CAATGATCAGCTACAACATCATCACAGGTGATACGCTGACCAAAGTGTTTATGAGAATTCAAGGAG TTGGTCCCGGAAACATTCTTACAGAGAGACATTTCGTAATAATGATGTCCACTCTTCTGTTTACACTCCCGCTGTCTCTCTATAAAGATATTGCAAAGCTGGGAAAG GTATCTTTATTGTCCATGCTTTTGACTCTTGCCATCCTCATCACAGTGGTTGTGAGAGCAGCGACACTAGGACCACAGAT ACCTGCGTCAGATGATGCATGGGTGTTTGCACGGTGGAATGCCATTCAGGCAGTTGCTGTCATGTCTTTCG CTTTTATCTGCCACCACAACAGCTTTATGATCTACGGGTCGCTGCGGGAGCCCACACTGAGCGGCTGGTCTCTTGTCACTCATGTATCTGTGGGTTCAGCTGTACTGGTCAGTGCTGTCTTTGCTGCTGCGGGTTATATGACTTTTACTGGTTATACACAAG GTGATATATTCGAGAACTACTGCAGGAATGATAACTTGGCAACATTCGGTCGATTCTGCTATGGCATCAGTATAATCACCACGTTCCCTCTGGAGTGCTTTGTAACCCGTGAG GTGATctctaatgtgttttttaaaggaGAGCTCAGTAACACCACGCATGTCATCATTACCCTGGTGATCGTCTCTGCGGCGACTGTCCTATCGCTCTCTTATGACTGTCTGGGTATTGTACTGGAACTCAAT GGGGTTTTGAGCGCCATACCCCTCATGTTCATCTTCCCGGCCGCCTGTTTCCTGAAGCTCTCGGACGGCCGCTGGTTTCGCGGTGAAAACCTCATCCCAAGCATTATCCTGGCGGCAGGTGTTTGTGTGATGATTATCGGTTTGATCATGATGGTGCTGTTCCCTCAGGACTGTTCACACGGAGCAGAGCTGTTTTACTGCTCCGTCTCCAACACCTCTGTTCCCAGCACCACTTCACCAAACAGCGGGCTGCAGTTTATTAACGCCACACAGAATATCAGCATTTTCTGA